A single Phragmites australis chromosome 4, lpPhrAust1.1, whole genome shotgun sequence DNA region contains:
- the LOC133914029 gene encoding uncharacterized protein LOC133914029 has translation MRQRRMAMLPDQYASHIQAFPEDAELINKEIPHLLAMQMLFGGGVLPGSRRRRRRSANPRGTRADENLMPLMPRCSTSHTGEGSTLTTRAHPTTAIPEDDDDDDDDFMPPMPRRSISHIGEGLTNNTRARARTVIPPDDDDDDDFIPSMPRRSTSHSHTVQGSTNHTRPRAPIVIPPDDDDDDFMPPMPRRSTSHTGEDSTHNTRAH, from the exons atgaggcaacgaaggatggcgatgttgcccgaccagtatgcatcccacatacag GCATTCCCAGAAGACGCGgagttaatcaacaaagaaataccacacctcttggcaatgcaaatgctcttcggcgggggtgtgctgcctggttcgcgtcgaagacgacgaagatcagcgaacccaaGGGGTACAAGAGCTGATGAAAATTTGATGCCACTAATGCCTCGgtgttccaccagccacacaggagaaggttcaactctTACTACAAGAGCACATCCTACTACCGCGATAcctgaagacgacgacgacgacgacgacgatttcatgccaccaatgcctcggcgTTCCATCAGCCACATAGGAGAAGGTTTaacgaacaatacaagagcacgtgctcgaaccgtgatacctccggacgacgacgatgacgacgatttcataccatcaatgcctcgacgttccaccagccacagccACACGGTTCAAGGTTCAACGAACCATACAAGACCACGTGCTCCAATCGTGATACCTccagacgatgacgacgacgatttcatgccaccaatgcctcggcgttccaccagccacacaggagaagaTTCAACGcacaatacaagagcac attag
- the LOC133914095 gene encoding vegetative cell wall protein gp1-like isoform X2 → MFLRRILAPSASCSFSRILTPPPPSSVLHAPSSSSTDPPPFLTDAATSVCPSAPRPAAPPSPPVGVTLSDYLRGQVAGAEHLPPSHCPPSQLAPSPLPLNSHLPIRRILAPSGICSSCRILTPYAAFSPLYAIPSPRAPPIRLHPSPAQPHRLRPSSPRLAPPPSPLLPRRAGVTLFGYLRGQVAGAKHPPPSLCRIAAEFSPRCNRLLHQLRLPMGADTGTTLAQARSSTPADILKVNKFPISIS, encoded by the exons ATGTTTCTCCGTCGCATCCTTGCTCCATCCGCCAGCTGCAGCTTCTCCCGCAtccttacccccccccccccaagctcTGTACTCCATGCCCCCTCCTCGAGCTCCACCGATCCGCCTCCATTCCTCACCGACGCAGCCACATCGGTTTGTCCCTCAGCGCCTCGCCCCGCCgcgcccccctcccctcccgtcgGCGTCACCCTCTCCGACTACCTGAGAGGTCAGGTCGCTGGTGCCGAGCACTTGCCCCCCTCCCACTGCCCTCCCTCTCAGCTCGCAccctcccccctccctctcaACTCGCACCTGCCCATTCGCCGCATTCTTGCTCCCTCCGGCATCTGCAGCTCCTGCCGCATCCTCACCCCGTACGCAGCCTTCTCCCCTCTGTACGCCATTCCTTCGCCTCGAGCTCCCCCGATCCGGCTCCATCCCTCACCGGCGCAACCACATCGGCTTCGTCCCTCATCGCCCcgcctcgccccccccccctcccctctcctcccccgaCGCGCCGGCGTCACCCTCTTCGGCTACCTGAGAGGTCAG GTCGCCGGTGCCAAGCACCCGCCCCCCTCCCTCTGCCGAATTGCTGCTGAGTTTAGCCCACGATGCAATCGCCTTCTTCATCAGCTACGACTTCCCATGGGTGCCGATACAG GAACTACCTTGGCTCAAGCACGCAGCTCAACACCAGCTGATATTCTGAAGGTAAACAAATTTCCTATTTCCATATCATAA
- the LOC133914095 gene encoding vegetative cell wall protein gp1-like isoform X3 produces the protein MFLRRILAPSASCSFSRILTPPPPSSVLHAPSSSSTDPPPFLTDAATSVCPSAPRPAAPPSPPVGVTLSDYLRGQVAGAEHLPPSHCPPSQLAPSPLPLNSHLPIRRILAPSGICSSCRILTPYAAFSPLYAIPSPRAPPIRLHPSPAQPHRLRPSSPRLAPPPSPLLPRRAGVTLFGYLRGQVAGAKHPPPSLCRIAAEFSPRCNRLLHQLRLPMGADTAMFSTGASGLANWYNSFTK, from the exons ATGTTTCTCCGTCGCATCCTTGCTCCATCCGCCAGCTGCAGCTTCTCCCGCAtccttacccccccccccccaagctcTGTACTCCATGCCCCCTCCTCGAGCTCCACCGATCCGCCTCCATTCCTCACCGACGCAGCCACATCGGTTTGTCCCTCAGCGCCTCGCCCCGCCgcgcccccctcccctcccgtcgGCGTCACCCTCTCCGACTACCTGAGAGGTCAGGTCGCTGGTGCCGAGCACTTGCCCCCCTCCCACTGCCCTCCCTCTCAGCTCGCAccctcccccctccctctcaACTCGCACCTGCCCATTCGCCGCATTCTTGCTCCCTCCGGCATCTGCAGCTCCTGCCGCATCCTCACCCCGTACGCAGCCTTCTCCCCTCTGTACGCCATTCCTTCGCCTCGAGCTCCCCCGATCCGGCTCCATCCCTCACCGGCGCAACCACATCGGCTTCGTCCCTCATCGCCCcgcctcgccccccccccctcccctctcctcccccgaCGCGCCGGCGTCACCCTCTTCGGCTACCTGAGAGGTCAG GTCGCCGGTGCCAAGCACCCGCCCCCCTCCCTCTGCCGAATTGCTGCTGAGTTTAGCCCACGATGCAATCGCCTTCTTCATCAGCTACGACTTCCCATGGGTGCCGATACAG CTATGTTTTCCACTGGGGCATCAGGACTTGCAAATTGGTACAACAGTTTCACTAAATAG
- the LOC133914095 gene encoding formin-like protein 14 isoform X1, which translates to MVRVHKISSTPPVQNPPATGRKILDVCFVHVSPSHPCSIRQLQLLPHPYPPPPKLCTPCPLLELHRSASIPHRRSHIGLSLSASPRRAPLPSRRRHPLRLPERSGRWCRALAPLPLPSLSARTLPPPSQLAPAHSPHSCSLRHLQLLPHPHPVRSLLPSVRHSFASSSPDPAPSLTGATTSASSLIAPPRPPPLPSPPPTRRRHPLRLPERSGRWCQAPAPLPPVKLLLSLVVRSPVPSTRPPPSAELLLSLAHDAIAFFISYDFPWVPIQELPWLKHAAQHQLIF; encoded by the exons ATGGTACGCGTCCACAAAATATCTAGCACACCGCCCGTTCAGAATCCTCCGGCTACTGGCCGAAAAATCCTCGACGTCTGCTTCGTCCATGTTTCTCCGTCGCATCCTTGCTCCATCCGCCAGCTGCAGCTTCTCCCGCAtccttacccccccccccccaagctcTGTACTCCATGCCCCCTCCTCGAGCTCCACCGATCCGCCTCCATTCCTCACCGACGCAGCCACATCGGTTTGTCCCTCAGCGCCTCGCCCCGCCgcgcccccctcccctcccgtcgGCGTCACCCTCTCCGACTACCTGAGAGGTCAGGTCGCTGGTGCCGAGCACTTGCCCCCCTCCCACTGCCCTCCCTCTCAGCTCGCAccctcccccctccctctcaACTCGCACCTGCCCATTCGCCGCATTCTTGCTCCCTCCGGCATCTGCAGCTCCTGCCGCATCCTCACCCCGTACGCAGCCTTCTCCCCTCTGTACGCCATTCCTTCGCCTCGAGCTCCCCCGATCCGGCTCCATCCCTCACCGGCGCAACCACATCGGCTTCGTCCCTCATCGCCCcgcctcgccccccccccctcccctctcctcccccgaCGCGCCGGCGTCACCCTCTTCGGCTACCTGAGAGGTCAGGTCGCTGGTGCCAAGCACCCGCCCCGCTCCCCCCTGTCAAACTGCTACTGAGTTTAGTCGTCAGGTCGCCGGTGCCAAGCACCCGCCCCCCTCCCTCTGCCGAATTGCTGCTGAGTTTAGCCCACGATGCAATCGCCTTCTTCATCAGCTACGACTTCCCATGGGTGCCGATACAG GAACTACCTTGGCTCAAGCACGCAGCTCAACACCAGCTGATATTCTGA